In Pseudomonas hamedanensis, a single window of DNA contains:
- a CDS encoding Vps62-related protein — protein MSTHDKTAVSAEQMKTIRYDNLLINFTTELLRIWDTTGSRAKPAAFWRPTPPADVLPGFFSLGDVVIDEHKNISGRHVVAVVCEDEAARTDPAKGKALARPDDYELIWKDSGSGSKKDGAIWRPVPPEGYVALGSVCSDGHDKPSFNAIRCVRADLVIASASGEPLWSDKGSGARQSICAWGAIPPVPSADEIHLAPGTFLGFNGYSRPAHFLAYSLRFRMPVEDRPLPPAPVLEGVTPPSVQKPEQPTGCVRLPWFTVKDPQLSPPEQLRNSPFYDLQRTDHYQLVGHSHNRTNATTTSRWTVARSQRSGSLLAFSELTSIEFDAQWQNQAAQPFQFKARLNGGFTRSDTHSNQWHDTGRLEVAAIVPRNSALAVYVLQSDYTLLRADGSRVTSDISHTDCSSLHFSEYTPPEPTVTGSAAEPALAQAPAATDSAP, from the coding sequence ATGAGCACGCATGACAAGACGGCCGTCTCGGCCGAGCAAATGAAAACCATCCGTTACGACAACCTGCTGATCAATTTCACAACGGAACTTCTGCGCATCTGGGACACCACCGGTTCGCGAGCAAAACCAGCAGCCTTTTGGCGCCCAACGCCCCCAGCCGATGTGCTTCCCGGCTTCTTTTCGTTGGGCGACGTTGTGATCGATGAGCACAAAAACATTAGCGGCAGACACGTGGTAGCCGTGGTTTGCGAGGACGAAGCAGCCCGTACAGATCCGGCCAAAGGCAAAGCACTGGCTCGGCCTGATGATTACGAGCTTATCTGGAAGGATTCAGGCTCCGGATCGAAGAAAGACGGGGCCATCTGGCGCCCTGTTCCTCCCGAGGGTTACGTGGCGCTGGGATCGGTATGCTCCGACGGCCACGACAAACCTTCATTCAACGCGATACGTTGTGTGCGCGCCGATCTGGTTATCGCTTCAGCCTCCGGCGAACCGCTGTGGTCCGACAAAGGCAGCGGAGCTCGACAAAGCATTTGCGCCTGGGGCGCCATACCGCCAGTGCCCTCTGCGGATGAAATCCACTTGGCGCCAGGTACGTTTCTTGGCTTCAACGGTTACTCCAGACCGGCTCATTTTCTCGCCTACTCGTTGCGCTTCAGGATGCCGGTCGAGGACCGCCCTTTACCTCCCGCACCGGTACTTGAGGGTGTAACACCACCTTCTGTGCAAAAACCAGAACAACCGACCGGTTGCGTCCGACTGCCGTGGTTCACGGTAAAGGATCCGCAGCTCTCGCCACCCGAACAACTGCGTAACTCGCCCTTCTACGACTTGCAGCGCACGGATCATTATCAGCTCGTCGGCCATAGTCATAACCGCACAAACGCCACCACCACGTCCCGCTGGACCGTCGCGCGCAGCCAGCGCTCAGGCAGCTTACTAGCGTTCAGCGAACTCACCTCGATCGAGTTCGATGCGCAATGGCAAAACCAGGCTGCACAGCCATTCCAGTTCAAAGCGCGATTAAATGGTGGGTTCACCCGCAGCGACACCCACTCGAACCAATGGCACGACACCGGGCGCCTCGAGGTCGCCGCCATCGTCCCCAGAAACAGCGCATTAGCAGTCTATGTGTTGCAAAGTGACTACACGCTGCTGCGCGCGGACGGAAGTCGCGTTACCAGCGACATCAGTCACACCGACTGCAGCAGCCTGCATTTCAGTGAATACACGCCACCGGAACCGACGGTGACAGGCTCCGCCGCCGAGCCAGCGCTCGCACAAGCGCCAGCCGCTACAGATAGCGCCCCATGA
- a CDS encoding trypsin-like serine peptidase: protein MPKSALGAPWCPLAGTKSMHFGPVGSGGKTSPRWTFFNYPDNKKQLKAFSKKHLPYISLQHKQHHNGEFKLELLKPDFIISTFDQGPVMNYKSKVAATLAFLTTTFAVASCSYAVPAPAEPVLLHNALGQNNHLNGIGQIIKGDRRYCTAFLIDNRDADNNTDAPAYILTNGHCASIRIGTVADMTYQGQVQFNYFQDTLLEAKRYDIQKINWASLAGTDVAIMELNSSLQAVIADGINPLKVARKAPDELTQVRVIGAPASAPGLRLSSCTQEPADTTLIKYLTVHTDYQKQDCKGIEPGSSGSPVIDIATGEVTGVMSGTTYAITASDLCFWHGLCAKPDRQSVLPDQASQSFPIDYLMSCFSDGRFNMNAPACSLKPDFNFRARTDADVTLYKAPQKEHEKRPDWDVRFSMSTDFFRFKTVRDAHACYLPEHYSNPIDISTGLVDAPIGSEAGLYYLCLVGVDSVDQQLIEGNLRNTQVLPARLVNPGGISLPEPAPHLKHGSDELLIEYRQNTDRNIWTQVYVGAVDSTDCAGIDSRSYTKIGDSFLIPNEALPLTLCSYTMDRDFNTSAVRTEILQKP from the coding sequence GTGCCCAAGAGTGCCTTGGGTGCGCCATGGTGTCCACTGGCCGGCACGAAATCAATGCACTTCGGTCCAGTCGGGAGCGGCGGCAAGACATCGCCACGGTGGACATTTTTTAACTACCCCGACAATAAAAAACAGTTGAAAGCCTTTTCAAAAAAACACTTGCCTTACATTTCGCTACAGCACAAACAACACCACAACGGAGAATTCAAATTAGAGTTATTAAAACCAGACTTCATTATTTCAACCTTCGACCAAGGACCGGTCATGAATTACAAATCAAAAGTGGCAGCAACACTTGCCTTCCTGACAACCACCTTCGCTGTGGCGTCTTGTTCATATGCTGTCCCGGCACCCGCGGAGCCGGTTCTTTTGCATAATGCTCTTGGCCAGAACAATCACTTGAACGGTATCGGGCAGATCATCAAAGGAGACCGCCGCTATTGCACGGCTTTTCTCATCGACAACCGCGACGCTGACAATAATACAGACGCTCCGGCGTATATCCTGACCAACGGACATTGCGCATCAATCCGGATTGGAACAGTCGCGGATATGACCTATCAGGGCCAGGTGCAATTTAATTATTTTCAAGACACGCTGCTGGAGGCCAAGCGTTACGACATCCAAAAGATCAACTGGGCCAGCCTGGCTGGCACCGATGTAGCGATCATGGAATTGAACAGTTCGCTACAAGCGGTGATCGCCGACGGCATCAACCCCCTCAAGGTGGCACGCAAAGCGCCCGACGAACTCACCCAAGTCAGGGTCATCGGCGCGCCCGCAAGCGCGCCAGGCCTCAGGCTCTCGTCCTGCACCCAAGAGCCAGCAGACACCACGCTCATCAAATATCTGACCGTTCATACCGATTACCAGAAGCAGGATTGCAAAGGCATCGAACCGGGGTCATCCGGTTCCCCGGTCATTGATATCGCTACAGGGGAAGTCACCGGTGTCATGTCGGGAACCACTTACGCAATCACAGCGAGCGACCTGTGCTTCTGGCATGGACTTTGTGCAAAGCCTGATCGTCAATCCGTTTTGCCTGATCAGGCCAGCCAGAGTTTCCCGATCGATTATTTGATGTCTTGTTTTTCTGACGGCCGCTTCAACATGAATGCGCCCGCCTGCTCGCTGAAGCCTGACTTCAATTTCAGAGCCAGAACCGACGCAGACGTGACACTTTATAAAGCACCTCAGAAAGAACATGAAAAGAGGCCAGACTGGGACGTCAGGTTTTCAATGAGCACTGACTTCTTTCGATTCAAAACTGTGCGCGACGCACATGCCTGTTACTTGCCAGAACATTACAGCAACCCGATCGATATCAGCACCGGCCTTGTTGATGCACCTATCGGCAGTGAGGCGGGCTTATATTATCTGTGCCTGGTGGGTGTCGACTCAGTTGATCAACAACTCATCGAGGGAAACTTACGCAACACACAAGTCCTGCCGGCACGCCTAGTCAATCCAGGCGGGATTTCACTGCCTGAACCAGCGCCTCACCTCAAGCACGGCAGTGACGAGCTGTTGATCGAATATCGTCAGAACACGGATCGTAATATCTGGACTCAGGTATACGTTGGGGCGGTCGACTCAACAGACTGCGCCGGCATCGATTCGAGAAGCTACACCAAGATAGGCGACAGCTTCCTGATACCCAACGAAGCCCTGCCGTTGACGCTGTGCAGCTACACCATGGATCGCGACTTCAATACGTCGGCGGTGCGCACCGAGATATTGCAAAAACCTTGA
- the secB gene encoding protein-export chaperone SecB, producing the protein MTDQQNTAASEEETAPQFSLQRIYVRDLSFEAPKSPAIFRQQWDPAVGLDLNTRQKALEGDFYEVVLTLSVTVKNGEEVAFIAEVQQAGIFLIKNLDAASMSHTLGAFCPNILFPYARETLDSLVTRGSFPALMLAPVNFDALYAQELQRMQESGETPTVQ; encoded by the coding sequence ATGACTGACCAACAGAACACTGCAGCCAGCGAAGAAGAAACCGCACCGCAATTCTCCTTGCAGCGCATCTACGTACGCGACCTGTCCTTCGAAGCCCCGAAAAGCCCGGCGATCTTCCGCCAGCAGTGGGACCCGGCGGTCGGCCTGGATCTGAACACTCGTCAGAAAGCGCTGGAAGGCGATTTCTACGAAGTCGTGCTGACCTTGTCGGTGACCGTGAAAAACGGTGAAGAAGTCGCCTTCATCGCAGAAGTGCAACAGGCCGGTATCTTCCTGATCAAGAACCTGGACGCGGCTTCGATGAGCCACACCCTGGGCGCGTTCTGCCCGAACATCCTGTTCCCGTATGCGCGTGAAACCCTGGACAGCCTGGTGACCCGCGGTTCGTTCCCGGCGCTGATGCTGGCCCCAGTAAACTTCGACGCCCTGTACGCGCAAGAGCTGCAGCGCATGCAGGAAAGCGGCGAGACCCCGACCGTTCAATAA
- a CDS encoding divergent polysaccharide deacetylase family protein encodes MLLRFLGVLLCCLAGAAHAEPTSPAPHKAYLTLIIDDLGQNLPRDRRVLALPGPVTAAIMPDTPHATEFAREAHRAGKIVILHMPMDPATGPYAWHPELPIEELQKRLNAAFEKVPFTAGINNHMGSRMTAQPAAMAWLMGELQRRHKFFVDSRTSAQTVAAQQAQKIDLASVSRDVFLDDERTEAAITNQLQTAIALAHKQGSAVMIGHPYPQTLAVLERELPKLKAQGIDWIDVRQMISVRSNRAMAGHGKGGVYR; translated from the coding sequence ATGTTGCTGCGCTTTCTCGGCGTCCTGTTGTGCTGTCTGGCGGGTGCTGCGCATGCAGAGCCCACCAGTCCAGCGCCGCACAAGGCCTATCTGACATTGATCATCGACGATCTGGGGCAGAATCTGCCCCGGGATCGCCGTGTACTCGCCCTGCCCGGCCCGGTGACGGCAGCGATCATGCCCGACACCCCTCACGCCACCGAGTTTGCCCGCGAAGCCCATCGCGCCGGCAAGATCGTCATCCTGCACATGCCCATGGACCCGGCCACCGGCCCCTATGCCTGGCATCCTGAACTGCCCATCGAAGAACTGCAGAAACGCCTGAACGCCGCGTTTGAAAAAGTACCGTTCACCGCCGGTATAAACAACCACATGGGCAGCCGCATGACCGCACAGCCAGCGGCAATGGCGTGGCTGATGGGTGAGTTGCAGCGACGACACAAGTTCTTTGTCGACAGCCGCACCAGCGCGCAGACCGTCGCCGCTCAGCAAGCGCAAAAAATCGATCTGGCCAGCGTTTCGCGGGATGTTTTTCTGGATGACGAGCGTACCGAAGCGGCGATTACCAATCAGCTTCAGACCGCGATCGCATTGGCGCACAAGCAGGGTTCAGCAGTCATGATCGGCCATCCGTATCCGCAGACCCTGGCAGTGCTGGAACGCGAACTGCCGAAGCTGAAGGCGCAGGGCATCGACTGGATCGATGTCAGGCAAATGATCAGCGTGCGCAGCAATCGCGCCATGGCGGGTCATGGCAAGGGCGGCGTGTATCGGTAA
- a CDS encoding rhodanese-like domain-containing protein, with product MVAHLIEFATNHYILVGIFVVLLALLLAHTMQGGGKSLSTGELTALVNKDAGVVVDIRPVKDYAAGHIVGALNIPHDKLTARVAELEKHKAKTIILVDALGQTAGTHARELMKSGFTAAKLSGGISSWKGDNLPLVK from the coding sequence ATGGTTGCTCACCTGATTGAATTTGCCACTAACCACTACATTCTTGTCGGTATCTTCGTCGTACTGCTGGCTCTGTTGCTGGCGCACACGATGCAGGGCGGCGGTAAAAGCCTGAGCACCGGCGAGCTGACCGCGCTGGTCAATAAAGATGCAGGCGTGGTGGTGGACATCCGTCCCGTCAAGGATTACGCCGCTGGCCACATCGTTGGCGCGCTGAACATTCCCCACGACAAACTGACTGCCCGCGTTGCCGAGCTGGAAAAGCACAAGGCCAAGACCATCATTCTGGTTGATGCCCTCGGTCAGACCGCCGGTACCCACGCCCGCGAGTTGATGAAGTCCGGTTTCACCGCCGCCAAGCTGTCCGGCGGGATTTCCAGCTGGAAAGGCGACAACCTGCCATTGGTGAAGTGA
- a CDS encoding S41 family peptidase has protein sequence MLHLSRLTSLALTIALVIGAPLAFAAQPAPTVAPAGTAATAKAPLPLEELRTFAEVMDRIKAAYVEPVDDKTLLENAIKGMLSNLDPHSAYLGPEDFTELQESTSGEFGGLGIEVGAEDGFIKVVSPIDDTPASKAGIQAGDFIVKINGQPTRGQTMTEAVDKMRGKIGQKITLTLVRDGGTPFDVTLARAVIQVKSVKAQLLESGYGYIRITQFQVKTGEEVSKALAKLRKDNGKKLNGIILDLRNNPGGVLQSAVEVVDHFITKGLIVYTKGRIANSELRFSATGKDESEAVPMVVLINGGSASASEIVAGALQDQKRAVVMGTTSFGKGSVQTVLPLNNDRALKITTALYFTPNGRSIQAQGIVPDIEVRRAKITNEADSEYFKEADLQGHLGNGNGGADKPSGSAGKAKAMPQDDDYQLAQALSLLKGLSITSGR, from the coding sequence ATGCTGCATTTGTCCCGCCTTACCTCGCTGGCCCTGACGATCGCCCTGGTGATCGGCGCGCCTCTGGCGTTCGCCGCGCAACCGGCCCCGACCGTCGCTCCGGCAGGCACTGCCGCGACCGCCAAGGCACCGTTGCCGCTGGAAGAGTTGCGCACCTTCGCCGAGGTCATGGACCGGATCAAAGCCGCGTACGTCGAACCAGTGGACGACAAGACCCTGCTGGAAAACGCGATCAAGGGCATGCTCAGCAACCTCGACCCGCATTCGGCCTACCTCGGCCCGGAAGACTTCACCGAACTGCAGGAAAGCACCAGCGGTGAGTTCGGCGGCCTGGGCATCGAAGTCGGCGCCGAAGACGGCTTCATCAAAGTCGTCTCGCCGATCGATGACACGCCCGCGTCGAAGGCTGGCATTCAGGCTGGCGACTTCATCGTCAAGATCAACGGCCAGCCAACCCGCGGCCAGACCATGACCGAAGCCGTCGACAAGATGCGCGGCAAGATCGGCCAGAAAATCACTCTGACTCTGGTCCGCGACGGCGGCACGCCGTTCGACGTGACCCTGGCGCGCGCAGTGATTCAGGTGAAGAGCGTCAAGGCGCAACTGCTGGAATCGGGCTACGGCTACATCCGCATCACCCAGTTCCAGGTCAAGACCGGTGAAGAAGTCTCCAAAGCCCTGGCCAAGCTGCGCAAGGACAACGGCAAGAAGCTCAACGGCATCATCCTTGATCTGCGCAACAACCCCGGCGGCGTGCTGCAATCGGCGGTGGAAGTGGTCGACCACTTCATCACCAAGGGCTTGATCGTCTACACCAAAGGCCGGATCGCCAACTCCGAGTTGCGATTCTCGGCTACCGGCAAGGACGAAAGCGAAGCGGTGCCAATGGTCGTGCTGATCAACGGTGGCAGCGCCTCGGCCTCGGAAATCGTCGCCGGCGCCCTGCAGGATCAGAAACGCGCCGTGGTCATGGGCACCACCAGTTTCGGCAAGGGCTCGGTGCAAACCGTATTGCCGCTGAACAACGACCGCGCGCTGAAGATCACCACCGCGCTGTACTTCACACCGAACGGCCGCTCGATTCAGGCCCAAGGCATCGTCCCGGACATCGAAGTGCGCCGCGCGAAGATCACCAACGAAGCCGACAGCGAATACTTCAAGGAAGCCGATCTGCAAGGTCACTTGGGCAACGGCAACGGCGGCGCCGACAAACCTTCCGGCTCCGCAGGCAAGGCCAAAGCCATGCCGCAGGATGACGATTACCAGTTGGCCCAGGCCCTGAGCCTGCTCAAAGGGCTGAGCATTACCTCCGGCCGCTGA
- the grxC gene encoding glutaredoxin 3, translating to MKDVVVYSSDYCPYCSRAKSLLLSKGVAFEEIKVDGKPQLRAEMTKKAGRTSVPQIWIGSQHIGGCDDLYALERAGKLDALLKA from the coding sequence ATGAAAGATGTCGTCGTCTACTCCAGCGATTACTGCCCTTACTGCTCCCGAGCCAAGTCTCTGCTCCTCAGCAAAGGCGTGGCTTTCGAAGAGATCAAGGTCGATGGCAAGCCGCAGCTGCGCGCCGAAATGACCAAAAAGGCCGGGCGCACGTCCGTGCCGCAGATCTGGATCGGCAGCCAGCACATCGGCGGTTGTGATGATTTATACGCCCTGGAGCGCGCCGGCAAACTCGACGCGCTGCTCAAGGCCTGA
- a CDS encoding substrate-binding periplasmic protein, whose translation MIKHLLLVLASASVLLFNTARAETGPATDLVLLTENFPPYNMAKNGKNFAQGENINGIATDIVREMFQRAGLTYSLTLRFPWERVYKLALENPGYGAFVMARLPDRENRFKWVGPIGPDDWILLARADSKITLQTLNDARQYKIGAYKGDAIAETLTKQGLKPVVVLRDQDNAKKLVNGQIDLWATGDPAGRYLARQDGVTGLKTVLRFNSAELYLALNKEVSDEVVNKLQTALDQLRKEGVVDEIMGRYL comes from the coding sequence ATGATCAAACACCTGCTTCTTGTGCTTGCCAGTGCCTCGGTGTTGTTGTTCAACACCGCTCGGGCCGAAACCGGTCCCGCCACCGATCTGGTGCTGCTCACCGAAAACTTCCCGCCGTACAACATGGCGAAGAACGGCAAGAATTTCGCCCAGGGCGAGAACATCAACGGCATCGCCACCGACATTGTCCGCGAAATGTTCCAGCGCGCCGGCCTCACGTACAGCCTGACCCTGCGTTTCCCTTGGGAGCGTGTCTACAAGCTTGCGCTGGAAAATCCAGGGTACGGCGCCTTTGTAATGGCGCGTTTGCCCGATCGGGAAAACCGCTTCAAATGGGTTGGCCCGATCGGCCCCGACGACTGGATCCTGTTAGCCAGGGCCGACAGCAAGATCACCCTCCAAACCCTCAATGACGCCCGCCAATACAAGATCGGCGCCTACAAGGGCGATGCGATTGCCGAGACCCTGACCAAGCAGGGCCTCAAGCCTGTGGTGGTGCTGCGCGATCAGGACAACGCGAAGAAACTGGTCAACGGTCAGATTGATCTGTGGGCCACCGGCGATCCTGCCGGGCGTTATCTGGCACGGCAGGATGGCGTGACCGGTCTGAAGACCGTGCTGCGCTTTAACAGCGCCGAGTTGTATCTGGCGCTGAACAAGGAGGTTTCCGACGAAGTCGTGAACAAGCTTCAGACCGCGCTGGATCAACTGCGCAAAGAAGGCGTGGTCGATGAAATCATGGGGCGCTATCTGTAG
- the gpmI gene encoding 2,3-bisphosphoglycerate-independent phosphoglycerate mutase has product MTTTPKPLVLMILDGFGHSDSPESNAVFAAKKPVLDRLWATVPNGLISGSGMDVGLPDGQMGNSEVGHMNLGAGRVVYQDFTRVTKAIRDGEFFENPTICAAVDKAVAAGKAVHFMGLLSDGGVHSHQDHLIAMAELAFKRGAEKIYLHAFLDGRDTPPRSAASSIELLDATFQALGKGRIASIIGRYFAMDRDNRWDRVGQAYNLIVDGNGEFNAATAQEGLEAAYARGESDEFVKATSIGEPVKVEDGDAVVFMNFRADRARELTRVFVEDDFKEFERARQPKLAGFVMLTQYAASIPAPSAFAAGSLENVLGDYLAKNGKTQLRIAETEKYAHVTFFFSGGREEPFPGEERILIPSPKVATYDLQPEMSAPEVTDRIVDAIENQRYDVIVVNYANGDMVGHSGVFDAAVKAVECLDTCVGRIVEALEKVGGEALITADHGNVEQMADESTGQAHTAHTTEPVPFIYVGKRDLKVREGGVLADVAPTMLMLLGLEKPAEMTGTSILV; this is encoded by the coding sequence ATGACGACTACGCCTAAACCTTTGGTCCTGATGATTCTCGACGGCTTCGGTCACAGCGACAGCCCCGAATCCAATGCCGTGTTTGCGGCGAAGAAGCCTGTCCTCGATCGCCTGTGGGCCACTGTTCCAAACGGCTTGATCTCGGGCAGCGGCATGGACGTCGGCTTGCCGGACGGCCAGATGGGCAACTCCGAAGTCGGCCACATGAACCTCGGCGCCGGGCGCGTGGTGTATCAGGATTTCACCCGTGTGACCAAAGCGATCCGCGACGGCGAGTTCTTTGAGAACCCGACCATCTGCGCCGCTGTGGACAAAGCCGTGGCCGCCGGCAAAGCCGTGCACTTCATGGGCCTGCTCTCCGATGGCGGCGTGCACAGCCACCAGGATCACCTGATCGCCATGGCCGAACTGGCCTTCAAGCGCGGCGCCGAAAAAATCTACCTGCACGCCTTCCTCGATGGCCGCGACACGCCGCCGAGAAGCGCCGCGTCGTCGATCGAACTGCTCGACGCAACGTTCCAGGCTTTGGGCAAAGGCCGGATCGCCAGCATCATCGGCCGTTACTTCGCCATGGACCGTGACAACCGCTGGGACCGCGTGGGCCAGGCGTACAACCTGATCGTCGACGGCAACGGCGAATTCAACGCCGCCACCGCGCAGGAAGGCCTTGAAGCCGCCTATGCCCGTGGCGAGAGCGACGAATTCGTCAAAGCCACCTCCATCGGCGAGCCGGTGAAAGTCGAAGACGGCGACGCCGTGGTGTTCATGAACTTCCGTGCCGACCGCGCCCGCGAGCTGACCCGCGTATTTGTCGAAGACGACTTTAAAGAGTTCGAACGCGCGCGCCAGCCGAAACTGGCCGGCTTCGTCATGCTGACCCAATACGCCGCCAGCATCCCCGCGCCATCGGCGTTCGCCGCTGGCAGTCTGGAAAACGTCCTCGGCGACTATCTGGCGAAAAACGGCAAAACTCAGCTGCGCATCGCTGAAACCGAGAAATATGCCCACGTGACATTCTTCTTCTCGGGCGGGCGCGAAGAACCGTTCCCGGGCGAAGAGCGCATCCTGATCCCGTCGCCAAAAGTCGCCACCTACGACCTGCAACCGGAAATGAGCGCCCCGGAAGTCACCGACCGGATCGTCGACGCCATCGAAAACCAGCGCTACGACGTGATCGTGGTCAACTACGCCAACGGCGACATGGTCGGCCACAGCGGTGTGTTCGACGCGGCGGTAAAAGCCGTTGAATGCCTGGATACCTGCGTCGGTCGTATTGTTGAAGCGCTGGAAAAAGTCGGCGGCGAAGCATTGATCACCGCTGACCACGGCAACGTCGAGCAAATGGCCGACGAATCCACCGGCCAGGCGCACACCGCACACACCACCGAGCCGGTGCCGTTCATCTATGTCGGCAAGCGCGACCTGAAAGTGCGCGAAGGCGGCGTGCTGGCGGACGTGGCACCGACCATGCTGATGCTGCTGGGGCTGGAAAAACCGGCGGAGATGACCGGTACCTCGATCCTGGTCTGA
- a CDS encoding tRNA (cytidine(34)-2'-O)-methyltransferase: MFHVILFQPEIPPNTGNVIRLCANSGCHLHLIEPLGFEMDDKRLRRAGLDYHEYATLQRHADLASCLESLGNPRLFAFTTKGSRPFHDAAFVPGDAFLFGPESRGLPGDVLDALPAEQRLRLPMREGCRSLNLSNTVAVAVYEAWRQNDFK; the protein is encoded by the coding sequence ATGTTTCACGTCATCCTTTTTCAACCAGAAATTCCGCCGAACACCGGCAACGTTATCAGGCTGTGCGCCAACAGTGGCTGCCACCTGCATTTGATCGAACCGCTGGGGTTCGAGATGGACGACAAGCGCTTGCGCCGCGCCGGTCTCGACTATCACGAATATGCCACGTTGCAGCGTCATGCTGATCTGGCCAGTTGCCTGGAAAGCCTGGGCAATCCACGGCTGTTCGCCTTCACGACCAAGGGTTCGCGGCCGTTTCATGATGCTGCGTTCGTGCCTGGCGATGCGTTTTTGTTTGGCCCGGAAAGCCGTGGCTTGCCAGGGGACGTTCTCGACGCCTTGCCTGCCGAACAGCGCCTGCGCTTGCCAATGCGAGAGGGGTGCCGCAGCCTGAACCTGTCCAACACCGTGGCGGTTGCCGTGTACGAAGCGTGGCGCCAGAACGACTTCAAATAA
- a CDS encoding murein hydrolase activator EnvC family protein encodes MLRVLIALALTCLLQPAFADERAQTQQQLDATRQDIAELKKLLGKLQEEKSGVQKELKGTETEMGKLQKQVDALQKELQKSESELQRLDAEKKKLQSARTEQQRLIAIQARAAYQNGRQEYLKLLLNQQNPEKFARTLTYYDYLSQARLEQLKSFNETLRQLANVEKDIGLQQAQLLVQKRDLDTQREALEKVRKERQQVLAKLNDDVKARDQKLAAREQDQADLSKVLKTIEETLARQAREAEEARQKALIAQQEAEKKRLREAQADTSDAPRKPVRSSPGALVSSSGETFGGPFAATRGKLPWPVDGRLLARFGESRGDDARTKWDGVMISASAGSQVHAVHGGRVVFADWLRGAGLLVILDHGNGFLSLYGHNQTLLKSAGDVVKAGESISTVGNSGGQDTPALYFAIRQQGHPSDPAQWCRAQG; translated from the coding sequence ATGCTTCGCGTCCTGATCGCCCTTGCTCTGACCTGCCTGCTCCAACCGGCCTTCGCTGACGAGCGCGCGCAAACCCAACAGCAACTGGACGCCACGCGTCAGGACATTGCCGAGTTGAAAAAACTCCTGGGCAAGCTCCAGGAAGAAAAGTCCGGCGTGCAGAAAGAGCTCAAGGGCACTGAAACCGAGATGGGCAAGCTGCAGAAGCAGGTCGACGCGCTGCAGAAAGAACTGCAGAAAAGCGAATCCGAGCTGCAGCGGCTCGATGCAGAGAAAAAAAAACTCCAGAGCGCGCGCACTGAACAGCAGCGACTGATCGCCATTCAGGCCCGGGCGGCCTATCAGAACGGTCGCCAGGAATACCTCAAGCTGCTGCTCAACCAGCAGAACCCCGAGAAGTTCGCCCGCACCCTGACCTATTACGATTACCTGAGCCAGGCGCGCCTGGAGCAGTTAAAGAGTTTCAACGAAACCCTGCGCCAGTTGGCCAATGTCGAAAAAGACATCGGTTTGCAGCAGGCGCAACTGCTGGTGCAGAAAAGAGACCTCGACACCCAACGCGAAGCACTCGAGAAAGTCCGCAAGGAGCGTCAGCAGGTCCTCGCCAAACTCAACGATGACGTGAAAGCCCGCGATCAGAAACTTGCCGCCCGCGAGCAGGATCAGGCAGACCTGTCTAAAGTCCTTAAAACTATTGAAGAAACCCTGGCCCGCCAGGCTCGTGAGGCAGAAGAAGCGCGGCAAAAAGCGCTGATCGCCCAGCAGGAAGCGGAAAAAAAGCGCTTGCGTGAGGCGCAGGCTGACACCAGCGACGCCCCACGCAAACCCGTCAGATCAAGCCCCGGCGCACTGGTATCGAGCAGCGGCGAAACGTTTGGCGGGCCTTTTGCTGCAACCCGGGGAAAACTTCCGTGGCCGGTTGATGGTCGATTACTCGCACGCTTCGGTGAAAGCCGTGGCGACGATGCCCGGACCAAGTGGGATGGCGTGATGATCAGCGCTTCCGCCGGCAGTCAGGTGCATGCCGTACACGGCGGGCGCGTGGTGTTTGCCGACTGGCTGCGCGGTGCCGGGCTGCTGGTGATCCTTGATCACGGCAATGGTTTTCTGAGTCTTTACGGTCACAACCAGACGCTGCTCAAGTCAGCGGGGGATGTGGTCAAAGCGGGCGAGTCGATTTCCACTGTCGGTAACAGTGGCGGTCAGGACACGCCCGCGCTGTATTTCGCAATTCGTCAGCAGGGTCACCCGAGTGATCCGGCGCAATGGTGTCGTGCGCAAGGATAA